The following are encoded in a window of Rosa chinensis cultivar Old Blush chromosome 4, RchiOBHm-V2, whole genome shotgun sequence genomic DNA:
- the LOC112195904 gene encoding diacylglycerol lipase-beta isoform X2, which produces MWVSKLKNMRWSAMVLGTANSLVLILGIYFLVLAFPSCDRGLLVMLVAVPFLAALRIATMVKTGSAQQATAKTVLEESPADVLEDASRPETRVRYKNWLWWTRFATVITVLQFVGASSLLFSMVNYMIYSQNKASSYCVLVATSSNILWKQQLLIFFVITVCLAALLQCLAGSNVLKWRSFYATQDDAWKAHYREVFDHGIREALCCMGRVKYLSVLEEDEVFSVARLLGDLVAYRAAGTGHLKLMAGLALLRNQSHSPKSFDECMETPEEKIREAADLHKFAEAAYTGPLLDFGRHPFLFPCAWLYRQGILTPWTRNRLPKLDGDNWWRGHAAAFLKYVKLSPEVLRQGRVNQAKCRAAYFVIVLHHLRSVVIAVRGTETPEDLITDSLCRECRLSAEDLDGLINSCLLQRDVKESLMSFPHHAHSGIVEAARDLFMQIEGSDSSGLLSSLLGAGCECEGYSIRIVGHSLGGAIGALLGLRSCLSSTFELQTKNANQYLNLTLYHRYPSLHVYTYGPLPCVDSVVANACSEFITSIVYNNEFSARLSVGSLLRLQGAAIMAMSKDTEADSAMILRLARHFLNVSKHQKDRTQVKDPASDAISGAITAEKRSHQICGPQFDIKASEEQDEGFLACKDARTGETDFGADNDQFTNPFASDAIANHDPVSEFMESVPRSDSVSPTDPPEMYLPGLVIHIVAQPRNFDMPIWKGWGVHEKTKSHKAYIADRESFKDMIVSPSMFLDHLPWRYHDIVSFNDSLFQLDHLPLICLTKYF; this is translated from the exons ATGTGGGTCTCAAAGCTCAAGAACATGAGATGGTCCGCCATGGTTTTGGGCACTGCCAATTCCCTGGTGCTCATTTTGGGTATCTATTTTCTGGTCTTGGCTTTCCCTTCTTGTGATCGCGGCCTCCTCGTAATGCTTGTGGCTGTTCCTTTCTTGGCTGCTCTCCGCATTGCCACCATGGTCAAGACTGGTTCAGCCCAACAAGCCACTGCCAAGACCGTTCTTGAGGAATCTCCAGCTGATGTTCTAGAAGATGCTTCTCGACCCGAAACCAGG GTGAGGTACAAGAATTGGCTTTGGTGGACTCGATTTGCAACTGTTATTACAGTACTGCAATTTGTTGGTGCATCTTCCCTGCTGTTCAGTATGGTCAACTACATGATCTACTCTCAAAACAAAGCATCAAGTTATTGTGTTCTGG TGGCAACTTCAAGCAATATTTTGTGGAAGCAACAACTACTCATCTTTTTTGTGATCACGGTGTGTTTGGCTGCGCTGCTACAATGTTTGGCTGGATCCAATGTTTTAAAATGGAGATCCTTTTATGCAACCCAAGATGATGCATGGAAAGCTCATTACAGGGAGGTATTTGATCATGGTATTCGCGAGGCCTTGTGCTGTATGGGACGAGTCAAATACTT GAGTGTATTGGAAGAAGATGAGGTTTTCTCAGTAGCTCGACTGCTGGGTGACCTTGTTGCCTATCGTGCAGCAGGCACAGGACATCTGAAACTTATGGCAG GTCTCGCACTATTGCGGAACCAGAGCCATTCACCAAAATCCTTTGACGAGTGCATGGAGACACCTGAAGAAAAGATCAGGGAGGCTGCAGATCTTCATAAGTTTGCAGAAGCTGCCTACACG GGTCCATTACTTGATTTTGGAAGACACCCTTTCTTATTTCCTTGTGCTTGGCTTTATAGGCAAGGGATTTTGACCCCATGGACTCGTAACAG GCTACCCAAACTTGATGGTGATAATTGGTGGCGAGGTCATGCAGCGGCGTTTCTAAAATATGTAAAGTTATCCCCAGAGGTACTTAGACAAGGGCGTGTTAACCAG GCGAAGTGTAGAGCTGCATACTTTGTTATAGTGCTGCATCATCTAAGATCCGTGGTGATTGCTGTTCGGGGAACTGAGACCCCAGAAGATCTAATTACTGACAGCTTATGTAGGGAATGTCGTCTTTCTGCAGAAGACTTGGATGGATTGataaa TAGCTGTCTTCTTCAACGCGATGTAAAAGAGAGCTTGATGTCTTTCCCTCACCATGCACACTCTGGTATAGTTGAGGCTGCAAGAGATCTTTTTATGCAAATTGAAG GCTCTGACTCAAGTGgccttctttcttctttattgGGAGCTGGATGTGAGTGTGAGGGATATAGCATTCGCATAGTGGGGCATTCCCTAGGAGGTGCGATTGGTGCATTGCTAGGACTCAGA TCATGCTTGTCTTCAACATTTGAATTGCAGACAAAAAATGCAAATCAGTATTTAAATCTAACG CTGTATCACCGATACCCAAGTTTGCATGTCTATACATATGGCCCCCTTCCATGTGTGGACTCAGTTGTAGCAAATGCATGTTCTGAATTTATTACAAG CATTGTATACAACAATGAATTTTCAGCACGCCTTTCTGTTGGATCTCTCCTGCGGCTTCAAGGTGCTGCAATTATGGCAATGTCAAAAGATACAGAAGCCGATTCAGCTATGATATTAAGGCTTGCACGTCATTTTCTTAATGTAAGCAAACATCAGAAAGATAGGACTCAGGTAAAGGATCCAGCTTCAGATGCCATTTCTGGGGCAATCACTGCCGAGAAGCGTAGCCACCAAATCTGTGGACCTCAATTTGATATAAAAG CAAGTGAGGAACAAGATGAGGGTTTCCTTGCGTGCAAGGATGCTCGCACAGGTGAAACAGATTTTGGAGCTGATAACGATCAATTTACTAACCCTTTCGCCAGTGATGCCATTGCAAATCATGATCCTGTGTCTGAGTTTATGGAAAGTGTCCCCAGATCTGATAGTGTGTCACCTACCGATCCCCCTGAGATGTATCTGCCAGGCCTTGTAATTCATATAGTAGCACAGCCGAGGAACTTCGATATGCCTATTTGGAAAGGCTGGGGAGTCCACGAGAAGACAAAATCTCACAAAGCTTATATTGCAGACAGagaaagtttcaaagatatgaTTGTGTCACCATCAATGTTTCTCGACCATCTTCCTtggaggtatcatgatatagtTTCATTTAACGATTCTTTATTTCAGTTGGACCATCTTCCTTTGATATGTCTGACCAAATATTTTTAG
- the LOC112195904 gene encoding uncharacterized protein LOC112195904 isoform X6, producing the protein MWVSKLKNMRWSAMVLGTANSLVLILGIYFLVLAFPSCDRGLLVMLVAVPFLAALRIATMVKTGSAQQATAKTVLEESPADVLEDASRPETRVRYKNWLWWTRFATVITVLQFVGASSLLFSMVNYMIYSQNKASSYCVLVATSSNILWKQQLLIFFVITVCLAALLQCLAGSNVLKWRSFYATQDDAWKAHYREVFDHGIREALCCMGRVKYLSVLEEDEVFSVARLLGDLVAYRAAGTGHLKLMAGLALLRNQSHSPKSFDECMETPEEKIREAADLHKFAEAAYTGPLLDFGRHPFLFPCAWLYRQGILTPWTRNRLPKLDGDNWWRGHAAAFLKYVKLSPEVLRQGRVNQAKCRAAYFVIVLHHLRSVVIAVRGTETPEDLITDSLCRECRLSAEDLDGLINCLLQRDVKESLMSFPHHAHSGIVEAARDLFMQIEGSDSSGLLSSLLGAGCECEGYSIRIVGHSLGGAIGALLGLRLYHRYPSLHVYTYGPLPCVDSVVANACSEFITSIVYNNEFSARLSVGSLLRLQGAAIMAMSKDTEADSAMILRLARHFLNVSKHQKDRTQVKDPASDAISGAITAEKRSHQICGPQFDIKASEEQDEGFLACKDARTGETDFGADNDQFTNPFASDAIANHDPVSEFMESVPRSDSVSPTDPPEMYLPGLVIHIVAQPRNFDMPIWKGWGVHEKTKSHKAYIADRESFKDMIVSPSMFLDHLPWRYHDIVSFNDSLFQLDHLPLICLTKYF; encoded by the exons ATGTGGGTCTCAAAGCTCAAGAACATGAGATGGTCCGCCATGGTTTTGGGCACTGCCAATTCCCTGGTGCTCATTTTGGGTATCTATTTTCTGGTCTTGGCTTTCCCTTCTTGTGATCGCGGCCTCCTCGTAATGCTTGTGGCTGTTCCTTTCTTGGCTGCTCTCCGCATTGCCACCATGGTCAAGACTGGTTCAGCCCAACAAGCCACTGCCAAGACCGTTCTTGAGGAATCTCCAGCTGATGTTCTAGAAGATGCTTCTCGACCCGAAACCAGG GTGAGGTACAAGAATTGGCTTTGGTGGACTCGATTTGCAACTGTTATTACAGTACTGCAATTTGTTGGTGCATCTTCCCTGCTGTTCAGTATGGTCAACTACATGATCTACTCTCAAAACAAAGCATCAAGTTATTGTGTTCTGG TGGCAACTTCAAGCAATATTTTGTGGAAGCAACAACTACTCATCTTTTTTGTGATCACGGTGTGTTTGGCTGCGCTGCTACAATGTTTGGCTGGATCCAATGTTTTAAAATGGAGATCCTTTTATGCAACCCAAGATGATGCATGGAAAGCTCATTACAGGGAGGTATTTGATCATGGTATTCGCGAGGCCTTGTGCTGTATGGGACGAGTCAAATACTT GAGTGTATTGGAAGAAGATGAGGTTTTCTCAGTAGCTCGACTGCTGGGTGACCTTGTTGCCTATCGTGCAGCAGGCACAGGACATCTGAAACTTATGGCAG GTCTCGCACTATTGCGGAACCAGAGCCATTCACCAAAATCCTTTGACGAGTGCATGGAGACACCTGAAGAAAAGATCAGGGAGGCTGCAGATCTTCATAAGTTTGCAGAAGCTGCCTACACG GGTCCATTACTTGATTTTGGAAGACACCCTTTCTTATTTCCTTGTGCTTGGCTTTATAGGCAAGGGATTTTGACCCCATGGACTCGTAACAG GCTACCCAAACTTGATGGTGATAATTGGTGGCGAGGTCATGCAGCGGCGTTTCTAAAATATGTAAAGTTATCCCCAGAGGTACTTAGACAAGGGCGTGTTAACCAG GCGAAGTGTAGAGCTGCATACTTTGTTATAGTGCTGCATCATCTAAGATCCGTGGTGATTGCTGTTCGGGGAACTGAGACCCCAGAAGATCTAATTACTGACAGCTTATGTAGGGAATGTCGTCTTTCTGCAGAAGACTTGGATGGATTGataaa CTGTCTTCTTCAACGCGATGTAAAAGAGAGCTTGATGTCTTTCCCTCACCATGCACACTCTGGTATAGTTGAGGCTGCAAGAGATCTTTTTATGCAAATTGAAG GCTCTGACTCAAGTGgccttctttcttctttattgGGAGCTGGATGTGAGTGTGAGGGATATAGCATTCGCATAGTGGGGCATTCCCTAGGAGGTGCGATTGGTGCATTGCTAGGACTCAGA CTGTATCACCGATACCCAAGTTTGCATGTCTATACATATGGCCCCCTTCCATGTGTGGACTCAGTTGTAGCAAATGCATGTTCTGAATTTATTACAAG CATTGTATACAACAATGAATTTTCAGCACGCCTTTCTGTTGGATCTCTCCTGCGGCTTCAAGGTGCTGCAATTATGGCAATGTCAAAAGATACAGAAGCCGATTCAGCTATGATATTAAGGCTTGCACGTCATTTTCTTAATGTAAGCAAACATCAGAAAGATAGGACTCAGGTAAAGGATCCAGCTTCAGATGCCATTTCTGGGGCAATCACTGCCGAGAAGCGTAGCCACCAAATCTGTGGACCTCAATTTGATATAAAAG CAAGTGAGGAACAAGATGAGGGTTTCCTTGCGTGCAAGGATGCTCGCACAGGTGAAACAGATTTTGGAGCTGATAACGATCAATTTACTAACCCTTTCGCCAGTGATGCCATTGCAAATCATGATCCTGTGTCTGAGTTTATGGAAAGTGTCCCCAGATCTGATAGTGTGTCACCTACCGATCCCCCTGAGATGTATCTGCCAGGCCTTGTAATTCATATAGTAGCACAGCCGAGGAACTTCGATATGCCTATTTGGAAAGGCTGGGGAGTCCACGAGAAGACAAAATCTCACAAAGCTTATATTGCAGACAGagaaagtttcaaagatatgaTTGTGTCACCATCAATGTTTCTCGACCATCTTCCTtggaggtatcatgatatagtTTCATTTAACGATTCTTTATTTCAGTTGGACCATCTTCCTTTGATATGTCTGACCAAATATTTTTAG
- the LOC112195904 gene encoding diacylglycerol lipase-beta isoform X1: protein MWVSKLKNMRWSAMVLGTANSLVLILGIYFLVLAFPSCDRGLLVMLVAVPFLAALRIATMVKTGSAQQATAKTVLEESPADVLEDASRPETRVRYKNWLWWTRFATVITVLQFVGASSLLFSMVNYMIYSQNKASSYCVLVATSSNILWKQQLLIFFVITVCLAALLQCLAGSNVLKWRSFYATQDDAWKAHYREVFDHGIREALCCMGRVKYLSVLEEDEVFSVARLLGDLVAYRAAGTGHLKLMAGLALLRNQSHSPKSFDECMETPEEKIREAADLHKFAEAAYTGPLLDFGRHPFLFPCAWLYRQGILTPWTRNRLPKLDGDNWWRGHAAAFLKYVKLSPEVLRQGRVNQAKCRAAYFVIVLHHLRSVVIAVRGTETPEDLITDSLCRECRLSAEDLDGLINFVCSSCLLQRDVKESLMSFPHHAHSGIVEAARDLFMQIEGSDSSGLLSSLLGAGCECEGYSIRIVGHSLGGAIGALLGLRSCLSSTFELQTKNANQYLNLTLYHRYPSLHVYTYGPLPCVDSVVANACSEFITSIVYNNEFSARLSVGSLLRLQGAAIMAMSKDTEADSAMILRLARHFLNVSKHQKDRTQVKDPASDAISGAITAEKRSHQICGPQFDIKASEEQDEGFLACKDARTGETDFGADNDQFTNPFASDAIANHDPVSEFMESVPRSDSVSPTDPPEMYLPGLVIHIVAQPRNFDMPIWKGWGVHEKTKSHKAYIADRESFKDMIVSPSMFLDHLPWRYHDIVSFNDSLFQLDHLPLICLTKYF from the exons ATGTGGGTCTCAAAGCTCAAGAACATGAGATGGTCCGCCATGGTTTTGGGCACTGCCAATTCCCTGGTGCTCATTTTGGGTATCTATTTTCTGGTCTTGGCTTTCCCTTCTTGTGATCGCGGCCTCCTCGTAATGCTTGTGGCTGTTCCTTTCTTGGCTGCTCTCCGCATTGCCACCATGGTCAAGACTGGTTCAGCCCAACAAGCCACTGCCAAGACCGTTCTTGAGGAATCTCCAGCTGATGTTCTAGAAGATGCTTCTCGACCCGAAACCAGG GTGAGGTACAAGAATTGGCTTTGGTGGACTCGATTTGCAACTGTTATTACAGTACTGCAATTTGTTGGTGCATCTTCCCTGCTGTTCAGTATGGTCAACTACATGATCTACTCTCAAAACAAAGCATCAAGTTATTGTGTTCTGG TGGCAACTTCAAGCAATATTTTGTGGAAGCAACAACTACTCATCTTTTTTGTGATCACGGTGTGTTTGGCTGCGCTGCTACAATGTTTGGCTGGATCCAATGTTTTAAAATGGAGATCCTTTTATGCAACCCAAGATGATGCATGGAAAGCTCATTACAGGGAGGTATTTGATCATGGTATTCGCGAGGCCTTGTGCTGTATGGGACGAGTCAAATACTT GAGTGTATTGGAAGAAGATGAGGTTTTCTCAGTAGCTCGACTGCTGGGTGACCTTGTTGCCTATCGTGCAGCAGGCACAGGACATCTGAAACTTATGGCAG GTCTCGCACTATTGCGGAACCAGAGCCATTCACCAAAATCCTTTGACGAGTGCATGGAGACACCTGAAGAAAAGATCAGGGAGGCTGCAGATCTTCATAAGTTTGCAGAAGCTGCCTACACG GGTCCATTACTTGATTTTGGAAGACACCCTTTCTTATTTCCTTGTGCTTGGCTTTATAGGCAAGGGATTTTGACCCCATGGACTCGTAACAG GCTACCCAAACTTGATGGTGATAATTGGTGGCGAGGTCATGCAGCGGCGTTTCTAAAATATGTAAAGTTATCCCCAGAGGTACTTAGACAAGGGCGTGTTAACCAG GCGAAGTGTAGAGCTGCATACTTTGTTATAGTGCTGCATCATCTAAGATCCGTGGTGATTGCTGTTCGGGGAACTGAGACCCCAGAAGATCTAATTACTGACAGCTTATGTAGGGAATGTCGTCTTTCTGCAGAAGACTTGGATGGATTGataaa TTTTGTTTGCAGTAGCTGTCTTCTTCAACGCGATGTAAAAGAGAGCTTGATGTCTTTCCCTCACCATGCACACTCTGGTATAGTTGAGGCTGCAAGAGATCTTTTTATGCAAATTGAAG GCTCTGACTCAAGTGgccttctttcttctttattgGGAGCTGGATGTGAGTGTGAGGGATATAGCATTCGCATAGTGGGGCATTCCCTAGGAGGTGCGATTGGTGCATTGCTAGGACTCAGA TCATGCTTGTCTTCAACATTTGAATTGCAGACAAAAAATGCAAATCAGTATTTAAATCTAACG CTGTATCACCGATACCCAAGTTTGCATGTCTATACATATGGCCCCCTTCCATGTGTGGACTCAGTTGTAGCAAATGCATGTTCTGAATTTATTACAAG CATTGTATACAACAATGAATTTTCAGCACGCCTTTCTGTTGGATCTCTCCTGCGGCTTCAAGGTGCTGCAATTATGGCAATGTCAAAAGATACAGAAGCCGATTCAGCTATGATATTAAGGCTTGCACGTCATTTTCTTAATGTAAGCAAACATCAGAAAGATAGGACTCAGGTAAAGGATCCAGCTTCAGATGCCATTTCTGGGGCAATCACTGCCGAGAAGCGTAGCCACCAAATCTGTGGACCTCAATTTGATATAAAAG CAAGTGAGGAACAAGATGAGGGTTTCCTTGCGTGCAAGGATGCTCGCACAGGTGAAACAGATTTTGGAGCTGATAACGATCAATTTACTAACCCTTTCGCCAGTGATGCCATTGCAAATCATGATCCTGTGTCTGAGTTTATGGAAAGTGTCCCCAGATCTGATAGTGTGTCACCTACCGATCCCCCTGAGATGTATCTGCCAGGCCTTGTAATTCATATAGTAGCACAGCCGAGGAACTTCGATATGCCTATTTGGAAAGGCTGGGGAGTCCACGAGAAGACAAAATCTCACAAAGCTTATATTGCAGACAGagaaagtttcaaagatatgaTTGTGTCACCATCAATGTTTCTCGACCATCTTCCTtggaggtatcatgatatagtTTCATTTAACGATTCTTTATTTCAGTTGGACCATCTTCCTTTGATATGTCTGACCAAATATTTTTAG
- the LOC112195904 gene encoding diacylglycerol lipase-beta isoform X4, with the protein MWVSKLKNMRWSAMVLGTANSLVLILGIYFLVLAFPSCDRGLLVMLVAVPFLAALRIATMVKTGSAQQATAKTVLEESPADVLEDASRPETRVRYKNWLWWTRFATVITVLQFVGASSLLFSMVNYMIYSQNKASSYCVLVATSSNILWKQQLLIFFVITVCLAALLQCLAGSNVLKWRSFYATQDDAWKAHYREVFDHGIREALCCMGRVKYLSVLEEDEVFSVARLLGDLVAYRAAGTGHLKLMAGLALLRNQSHSPKSFDECMETPEEKIREAADLHKFAEAAYTGPLLDFGRHPFLFPCAWLYRQGILTPWTRNRLPKLDGDNWWRGHAAAFLKYVKLSPEVLRQGRVNQAKCRAAYFVIVLHHLRSVVIAVRGTETPEDLITDSLCRECRLSAEDLDGLINFVCSSCLLQRDVKESLMSFPHHAHSGIVEAARDLFMQIEGSDSSGLLSSLLGAGCECEGYSIRIVGHSLGGAIGALLGLRSCLSSTFELQTKNANQYLNLTLYHRYPSLHVYTYGPLPCVDSVVANACSEFITSIVYNNEFSARLSVGSLLRLQGAAIMAMSKDTEADSAMILRLARHFLNVSKHQKDRTQVKDPASDAISGAITAEKRSHQICGPQFDIKASEEQDEGFLACKDARTGETDFGADNDQFTNPFASDAIANHDPVSEFMESVPRSDSVSPTDPPEMYLPGLVIHIVAQPRNFDMPIWKGWGVHEKTKSHKAYIADRESFKDMIVSPSMFLDHLPWRCHDAMLKLLQARS; encoded by the exons ATGTGGGTCTCAAAGCTCAAGAACATGAGATGGTCCGCCATGGTTTTGGGCACTGCCAATTCCCTGGTGCTCATTTTGGGTATCTATTTTCTGGTCTTGGCTTTCCCTTCTTGTGATCGCGGCCTCCTCGTAATGCTTGTGGCTGTTCCTTTCTTGGCTGCTCTCCGCATTGCCACCATGGTCAAGACTGGTTCAGCCCAACAAGCCACTGCCAAGACCGTTCTTGAGGAATCTCCAGCTGATGTTCTAGAAGATGCTTCTCGACCCGAAACCAGG GTGAGGTACAAGAATTGGCTTTGGTGGACTCGATTTGCAACTGTTATTACAGTACTGCAATTTGTTGGTGCATCTTCCCTGCTGTTCAGTATGGTCAACTACATGATCTACTCTCAAAACAAAGCATCAAGTTATTGTGTTCTGG TGGCAACTTCAAGCAATATTTTGTGGAAGCAACAACTACTCATCTTTTTTGTGATCACGGTGTGTTTGGCTGCGCTGCTACAATGTTTGGCTGGATCCAATGTTTTAAAATGGAGATCCTTTTATGCAACCCAAGATGATGCATGGAAAGCTCATTACAGGGAGGTATTTGATCATGGTATTCGCGAGGCCTTGTGCTGTATGGGACGAGTCAAATACTT GAGTGTATTGGAAGAAGATGAGGTTTTCTCAGTAGCTCGACTGCTGGGTGACCTTGTTGCCTATCGTGCAGCAGGCACAGGACATCTGAAACTTATGGCAG GTCTCGCACTATTGCGGAACCAGAGCCATTCACCAAAATCCTTTGACGAGTGCATGGAGACACCTGAAGAAAAGATCAGGGAGGCTGCAGATCTTCATAAGTTTGCAGAAGCTGCCTACACG GGTCCATTACTTGATTTTGGAAGACACCCTTTCTTATTTCCTTGTGCTTGGCTTTATAGGCAAGGGATTTTGACCCCATGGACTCGTAACAG GCTACCCAAACTTGATGGTGATAATTGGTGGCGAGGTCATGCAGCGGCGTTTCTAAAATATGTAAAGTTATCCCCAGAGGTACTTAGACAAGGGCGTGTTAACCAG GCGAAGTGTAGAGCTGCATACTTTGTTATAGTGCTGCATCATCTAAGATCCGTGGTGATTGCTGTTCGGGGAACTGAGACCCCAGAAGATCTAATTACTGACAGCTTATGTAGGGAATGTCGTCTTTCTGCAGAAGACTTGGATGGATTGataaa TTTTGTTTGCAGTAGCTGTCTTCTTCAACGCGATGTAAAAGAGAGCTTGATGTCTTTCCCTCACCATGCACACTCTGGTATAGTTGAGGCTGCAAGAGATCTTTTTATGCAAATTGAAG GCTCTGACTCAAGTGgccttctttcttctttattgGGAGCTGGATGTGAGTGTGAGGGATATAGCATTCGCATAGTGGGGCATTCCCTAGGAGGTGCGATTGGTGCATTGCTAGGACTCAGA TCATGCTTGTCTTCAACATTTGAATTGCAGACAAAAAATGCAAATCAGTATTTAAATCTAACG CTGTATCACCGATACCCAAGTTTGCATGTCTATACATATGGCCCCCTTCCATGTGTGGACTCAGTTGTAGCAAATGCATGTTCTGAATTTATTACAAG CATTGTATACAACAATGAATTTTCAGCACGCCTTTCTGTTGGATCTCTCCTGCGGCTTCAAGGTGCTGCAATTATGGCAATGTCAAAAGATACAGAAGCCGATTCAGCTATGATATTAAGGCTTGCACGTCATTTTCTTAATGTAAGCAAACATCAGAAAGATAGGACTCAGGTAAAGGATCCAGCTTCAGATGCCATTTCTGGGGCAATCACTGCCGAGAAGCGTAGCCACCAAATCTGTGGACCTCAATTTGATATAAAAG CAAGTGAGGAACAAGATGAGGGTTTCCTTGCGTGCAAGGATGCTCGCACAGGTGAAACAGATTTTGGAGCTGATAACGATCAATTTACTAACCCTTTCGCCAGTGATGCCATTGCAAATCATGATCCTGTGTCTGAGTTTATGGAAAGTGTCCCCAGATCTGATAGTGTGTCACCTACCGATCCCCCTGAGATGTATCTGCCAGGCCTTGTAATTCATATAGTAGCACAGCCGAGGAACTTCGATATGCCTATTTGGAAAGGCTGGGGAGTCCACGAGAAGACAAAATCTCACAAAGCTTATATTGCAGACAGagaaagtttcaaagatatgaTTGTGTCACCATCAATGTTTCTCGACCATCTTCCTtggag ATGTCACGATGCAATGCTAAAATTATTGCAAGCTCGGAGCTAG